A part of Halobacillus shinanisalinarum genomic DNA contains:
- a CDS encoding glycosyltransferase has product MNKITILVPAFNEDETLRFFYERVTGVLTNLVGYTYEILFVNDGSKDNTREIIKSFREHDKCVSYVNLSRNFGNERATAFIEEKQIPKDEINYIGGDLNVMKNSNEYSTMTDLLNVSQPTKYTGHSSTWDPTTNSIAQYNYPDLNSQYLDYIFVEKTTQHRITGI; this is encoded by the coding sequence TTGAATAAAATCACTATTTTAGTTCCTGCTTTTAATGAAGATGAGACTTTACGTTTTTTTTATGAAAGAGTCACGGGAGTTCTAACTAATTTAGTAGGCTATACTTATGAGATTCTATTTGTAAATGACGGAAGCAAAGATAACACTAGGGAAATCATTAAAAGTTTTAGGGAACATGATAAATGTGTATCTTACGTTAATTTGTCTAGAAATTTTGGAAATGAAAGAGCTACAGCATTTATCGAAGAAAAGCAAATCCCTAAAGATGAAATTAATTATATCGGCGGAGACCTTAATGTCATGAAGAATTCAAACGAATATTCAACCATGACTGACTTGCTAAATGTTAGCCAACCGACAAAATATACAGGGCATTCATCTACTTGGGATCCGACAACGAATTCAATCGCACAATACAATTACCCGGATTTAAACAGTCAATATCTTGATTATATTTTTGTGGAAAAAACCACGCAACACCGGATAACTGGTATATAG
- a CDS encoding DUF3231 family protein, whose protein sequence is MTSIRFAGGGGGFGAGFSLRNDLQAQNAIFGKEIFQYQRNGVKLMMSKGWLEEPPKMDLSFLNTS, encoded by the coding sequence ATGACCTCTATACGCTTCGCTGGTGGAGGAGGGGGGTTTGGAGCTGGTTTTAGTTTACGTAATGATTTGCAGGCCCAAAACGCAATATTCGGTAAGGAAATATTTCAATATCAACGGAACGGGGTTAAGCTCATGATGTCTAAAGGATGGCTTGAAGAACCACCAAAAATGGATTTATCCTTCCTGAATACCAGCTAA
- a CDS encoding metallophosphoesterase family protein gives MSNIFQKKLMKLLVATILVFSLGMTASTWNTQAEDNSGDSNTTSEEPNLVFPVISDTQLGRAEGDPERFDNAMNQLNQLAPNQDAFVFIGDLTSHGYEEEYDTWSSIFNKHVQPQAEQLIGIGNHEYNYNGLTPKKSQQRFFDKTGMESLYYQKNIKGYDFIMMGEERGYFYSKEQVQWLGDQLKQSEQRDPNKPIFVFLHHGIKNTTYGTEDWYIENDNQRLLRETLKKYPQVVLVAGHTHYPVSDPKSIYQKDYTAVNSGSISYIWTEKGYLQGEVPRQRLVTDFL, from the coding sequence ATGTCAAATATTTTTCAGAAGAAACTTATGAAATTGCTTGTTGCAACAATTCTGGTTTTCTCACTAGGAATGACTGCATCTACTTGGAACACACAGGCAGAAGATAATTCGGGAGATTCGAATACCACTTCGGAAGAACCAAATTTAGTTTTTCCTGTAATCAGCGACACACAACTCGGTCGAGCTGAGGGAGATCCGGAGAGATTTGACAATGCTATGAATCAACTGAATCAACTAGCACCAAATCAAGATGCATTCGTTTTTATTGGCGACTTAACCAGTCATGGCTATGAAGAGGAATATGACACATGGTCATCCATCTTTAATAAACATGTTCAGCCTCAGGCGGAGCAACTCATTGGTATTGGAAATCATGAGTATAATTATAACGGCCTTACACCTAAAAAATCACAACAACGATTTTTTGATAAAACAGGCATGGAATCTCTTTACTATCAAAAGAACATCAAAGGCTATGACTTTATAATGATGGGTGAAGAGCGTGGTTACTTCTATTCAAAAGAGCAGGTTCAATGGTTAGGAGATCAGTTAAAGCAATCAGAACAGAGGGATCCGAATAAACCAATTTTCGTTTTCTTGCACCATGGTATTAAAAATACAACATACGGCACGGAAGATTGGTATATTGAAAATGATAACCAGAGATTGCTTCGAGAAACGCTTAAAAAATATCCGCAAGTAGTTTTAGTTGCCGGCCATACACATTATCCTGTTAGTGATCCAAAATCTATCTATCAAAAAGACTACACTGCTGTCAATTCTGGTTCTATATCTTATATATGGACGGAAAAGGGATACCTTCAAGGTGAAGTCCCGAGGCAGAGGTTAGTAACGGACTTCTTGTGA
- a CDS encoding fibronectin type III domain-containing protein — translation MKVYDDEVVIKRRNFTGERWVQDPWVIKTPVKSKEDFKYTDDRDQESPYFDNDSNLSVSQITTNSLNISFPQAFDNLLTHSYQVTAMNQKTGEIANQYKAFSEYYNGEVPSSLEFPINNLQPATAYQINVQAIDAFGNVSNDLTTNATTLAESVLEMQEVVKRFEDDGEFINHGVAQSLKAQLNTVNRFIQKNASEKAIKHMTKVKYLLEHRKANNQISDNAYNYLMMNADDLINKWK, via the coding sequence GTGAAAGTCTATGATGATGAGGTTGTCATCAAGCGCCGTAACTTTACCGGCGAACGATGGGTACAGGATCCCTGGGTTATTAAAACTCCAGTAAAAAGTAAAGAAGACTTTAAATACACAGACGATCGTGATCAGGAAAGCCCTTATTTTGATAATGATTCGAATCTTTCTGTTAGTCAAATAACGACGAACAGCTTAAACATATCTTTCCCACAGGCATTTGATAATTTATTGACACATTCTTATCAAGTGACTGCCATGAATCAAAAAACCGGGGAAATCGCAAATCAGTACAAGGCCTTTTCGGAATATTATAATGGAGAGGTGCCAAGCTCATTAGAATTTCCTATAAACAATCTTCAACCAGCTACAGCATATCAAATTAATGTACAAGCTATTGATGCCTTCGGAAATGTAAGTAATGATCTGACTACAAATGCAACAACTTTAGCAGAAAGCGTTCTTGAAATGCAGGAAGTAGTCAAACGGTTTGAGGATGACGGGGAGTTCATAAACCATGGCGTTGCTCAATCATTGAAGGCTCAATTGAATACAGTAAACAGATTTATACAAAAAAATGCTTCAGAAAAAGCTATTAAACACATGACCAAAGTTAAGTATTTATTAGAACATAGGAAAGCGAACAACCAAATATCGGATAATGCGTACAACTATCTCATGATGAATGCGGACGATTTAATCAACAAATGGAAATAG